CCTCGCTGGTGGCGAAGCTCGCGGGGGTGTTCGACGTGGGCGTGGGCGACGGCGTGCTGTCCGTGCTGCCCCTGCACCACACCTTCGAGTTCTCCGCGGGCTTCCTCACCCCGTTCTCGCGCGGCGCGGAAATCACGTACATCGATGAGCTGACGTCGGACCGGCTGGGCGAGGTCTTCGAGACGGGCCGCATCAGCGCGATGATTGGCGTGCCGGCCCTGTGGCAGCTGCTCCACCGCAAGATGACGCAGGAGTTCGCCAGCCGTCCGCCCATCGTCGAGCAGGCCATCAAGGCGATGATGGCCACGCACGGCGAGCTGCGGAACCGGGCCGACATCAACCTGGGCAAGCTCCTGTTCTGGCCGGTGCACCGCAAGTTCGGCGGTCGCATCAAGGTGCTGGTGTCCGGAGGCTCGGCGCTGCCCGAGGAGGTCCACAAGGCCTTCCACGAGCTGGGCTTCAACATCACGGAGGGCTACGGCCTGACGGAGGCGGCGCCGGTGCTCGCGGTGGCGAACCCGGGCAACAAGCGCACGCCAGGCTCGGTGGGCAAGCCGCTCACGGGCGTCGAGGTGAGGATCCTCAACCCGGACAACGACGGCATCGGCGAGGTGCTGGCCAAGGGCCCCAACGTGATGGCGGGCTACTTCGGCGACCGCGAGGCGACGGAGGCCGTCCTCAAGGAGGGCTGGCTGCACACGGGCGACCTGGGCCGTGTCGACGCCGAGGGGCGGCTGTACCTGGTGGGCCGCGCCAAGGACGTCATCATCGACCACAACGGGAAGAACATCTACCCGGACGAGCTCGAGGAGCTGTACCAGGAGCACCCGCACATCAAGGAGCTGTCCGTCGTCGGCCTGCCGGACGACGCGGGCGGCGAGAAGGTGGCGTGTCTGTGCGTGCCGGACTACGGCGACCGCCCCCGCGAGGAGGTGCGCCGCGAGCTGGAGGAGCACTTCCGCAAGACGGGCGCGGGCATGCCCTTCTACCGTCGCGCGAAGGTGCTGCGCTTCTGGGACGGCGAGCTGCCGCGCACCTCCACGCGCAAGGTGAAGCGCAAGCTGGTGGTGGAGGAGCTGCAGCGGCTGGAGCGCATGGCCGCCTCCGCCACCAAGGCGCGCGAGAAGGTGTCCGCGGCGGCGACAACGACGGGCGGCGTGGCCGACTGGCTCTTCCCGCTCATCGCCGAGGTGAGCCACAAGCCGGTGGCGAGCGTGCGGCCGGAGACGAACCTGACGGGCGAGCTGGGCTTCGACTCGCTGATGCTCACGGAGCTGTCCAGCGCGCTGGAGGCCGCGGGTGTGCCGCTGCCGGCCATCGATGACCTGACGCAGGTGCAGACGGTGGAGGACCTGCGCAAGCTGGTGGTGGCGTCCGGGAAGCGGCCGTCGGCGGAGACTCGGGCGAAGGACATCTCCAAGCAGAACGCGAAGGCGGAGGAGGTGGAGATTCCGGTGCCGGACGTCGTCGCGGACGTGGGCCGGCAGCTGCTCTCCTTCGGGCAGAAGGTCCTCTACGGCGGCGTGTTCGACGTGAAGGTGACGGGCCGTCCCTTCATCCCGATGAACCGCAACTTCCTGGTCATCGCCAACCACGCCAGCCACTTGGACGCGGGCCTGGTGCGGGTGGTGCTGGAGGAGCAGGGAGACCGGCTGGTGTCGCTGGCCGCGCGCGACTACTTCTTCGACACGCCGCTCAAGCGCGCGTGGTTCGAGAACTTCACCAACCTGGTGCCGATTGAACGGCACGGCTCGCTGCGCGAGTCGCTGCGTCAGGCGGGCGAGGCGCTGCGCCAGGGCTTCAACGTCCTCATCTTCCCGGAGGGCACGCGCTCGCCCACCGGTGAGCTGCAGGAGTTCAAGTCCACGCTGGGCTACCTGGCGCTCACGTACCGGGTGGACGTGCTGCCGCTGTACATCCACGGGGCGTTCGATGCGTTGCCCAAGGGCAGCGTGTTCCCCAAGTCGAAGGACCTGAAGGTGAGCATCGGTCCCGCGCTGGGCCACGAGGCGCTGCGCGCGCGCACGCAGGGCATGGCGCGCTCGGAGAGCTACCGCTACGCCACGCGCATCGCCGAGGACGCGGTGCGGGAGCTGCGCGACGGACGGGTGCTGCACCTGGACGCGCCTCCTTCGGTGGACGTGCAGGTCATGCCCGCGCATGACGCGCCGGGAGGGAAGAACTCGTGAAGCTGCTGGTGACGGGAGGCACGGGGTTCCTCGGCGCGCATCTGGTGCCGAAGCTGGTGGCGGCCGGGCACACGGTGCGCCTCATCGGGCGCTCGCGTCCGACGGGGCCCGCGTACGAGGGCACCGAGTACGTCGCGGGAGACTTGAAGGACCGGGACGCGGTGCGCCGCGCGCTCGACGGCGTGGAGGGCCTGTACCACCTGGCCGGGCTCGTCTCCTTCCAGCCGAAGGACGCGCGCAAGATGTTCGAGCTGCACGTGGACAGCACGCGGGAGCTCCTGCGTGACGTGCGCGAGGCGGGTGTGAAGCGCGTGGTGCTCGCGTCCACCTCCGGCACCACGGCGGTGTCGAAGGAGGAGGCGGTGCTCGACGAGTCCGCCGACTACCCCCTCACGGTGGTGGCGCGCTGGCCGTACTACCTGTCCAAGATTTACGAAGAGAAGCTGTCGCTGGAGTACTGCCGCAAGCACTCGATTCCGCTCGTGGTGCTCAACCCCAGCCTGTTGATGGGGCCCGGGGATGACCGGCTGTCCTCCACGTGGACGGTGGTGAAGTTCCTCAACCGGGAGATTCCGGCGATGCCGGGTGGCGGCATGTCCTTCGTGGACGTGCGCGACGCGGCGGACGCGTTCCTCCAGGCGCTCACGCGGGGCGAGGTGTACGGCCGCCACCTGATGGGCGTGAACATGACGATGACGGAGTTCTTCCACCGTCTCGAGCGCCTCACGGGGGTGTCCGCGCCCCGGCTCAAGTTGCCCAAACAGGTGAACATCCTGGGCGGCCACCTGCTGGAGCGCTGGGCCAAGGTGCGCGGCACGCCCGCGCCACTGGACCCGCAGGAAGTGGAGATTGGCGAGCACTACTTCTGGCTGGACGCCGCCAAGGCCGAGGCCGAGCTGGGCTTCCGCGCGAGGGATGCGCAGGGGACGCTCGCGGACACGGTGAAGCACATCTACGCGAAGCTGCCTCCTGGCAGCCTCCCCGGCACCAAGGGCCGCCTCGGCGAGCTGCGCGACGGGACGTGAGCCACCCGTGGCACGAGCGGGGAGACCCGCTCAGTGCTGCCCCGCGCGCACGTTCTTGAGCATCACCGCCGCGACCACCGCGAGTGACGCGAAGACGACCACGCCCAGCCCCGCCGCGATGTTGATGCCTTGCGTGAAGGACTCCCGCGCGGGCGCGAGCACCGCGTCACGCAGTCCCGCCGGGAGCGACGATGTCGTCGTCACCGCGCCGATGATGCTCTCCCGCACGCTGTCCGCCACGCCGTCCGGAACTCCCGCCGGCACCGCGTCCGCCATGTTCCGCCGGTAGACAGCCGTGGCGAAGCTGCCCAGGATGGCCACGCCCAGCGCCACACCCAGCTCATTCGCCGTCTCCGACGTGGACGCGGCCGAGCCCGCCTTCTCCGGCGGCACCGAGCCCACCACCAGGTCCGTCCCCAACACCGCCATGGGCGCGAGCCCCATGGTCACGATGACGGAGCCGATGACCAACACGACGGGTCCACCCACGCTGTCCACCTGGGTCATCACCAGGTAGCCCACGCTGGAGAGCGCCAGTCCCGCCGCCATGACCCAGCCCGGCCGCATGCGGCGCACGATGAAGGGCCCCAGCGACGAGCCCACCATCATCCCCAGCATCTGCGGCACCATCCACATCCCCGCCTCCAGCGGCGTGCGCCCCGCCACCATCTGGAGATAGAGCGGAATCAAGAGCCCCATGCCGCCGGTGACGATGGCCACCAGCAGCAGGATGAGCAGCGTGGAGCTGAACGCGCGATTGGCGAACAGCCTCGGGTCCAGCAGCGGGTGCTCCAGCCTCAACTGCCGCCGCACGAACACCACGCCCATCCCCAGCCCCACCCCCAACGCCACGAGCGCCTCCACGTGCCAGCCGTGCCGCGCCAGCTCCTTGATGCCGTAGATGGTCGGAAGGATGGCCGCGAGCGACAGCACCACGCTCGTCAGCTCCAGCCGCCCCGCCGAGGCATCCCGGTATTCGGGCAACAGCGCGGGCGCCGTCAGGAGCAGCACCACCATCACCGGCACGCCCAACAGCAGCGCCGCGCCCCACCAGAAGTGCTCCAACATCCAGCCCCCGAGCAGCGGCGCGATGACCATGCCGATGAGGAAGCAGTTGAGCCACACGGCAATCGCCACCGAGCGCTGGCCCGGCGCCTGGAACATGTTGCTGATGAGCGCCAGCGTGGAGGGCATCAGCGTGGCCCCCGCGATGCCCAGCGCCGCGCGCGCCGCGATGAGCATCTCCGGGCTCTGCGAGTACGCCGCCACCACCGACGCCACGCAGAACCCCGCGGCGCCAATCAAGAGCAGCTTGCGCCGGCCGATGCGGTCCCCCAGCGTGCCCATCGTCACCAGCAGCCCGGAGAGCATGAAGCCGTAGATGTCCATGATCCACAGCTGCTGCGTGCTGCTCGCGCCCAGTTGGGAGCTGAGCTGCGGCAGCGCCAGGTACAACACCGTGACATCCACCGAGATGAGCAGCGTGGGCAGCACGAGCACCGCCAGCCCCGTCCACTCCCGCCGTCCCGCCCGTGCGGGCACCGGGCCCGACATGTCCTGCTCCGTCGTCATCATCGTGGGTCCCCCGCTCTCGCGGCGACGCGCTGCCCCTGGATGCCCCAGGTCGGCGCCGAGCCCGCCGACGGCCACGCCGCCGACTCCTGACAACACACCCCTGGCGGCCCGGACGCGGGCGCGACGCTTCCCTCACCTATCGATTCCATCGGGACCGCGCCGTCACACGGAGGAGCCTCGAAAAGAGGTCGCCCGCTCCGGAGGCTAGCGGCCCACCGTCTGGCGGGCGCGCTCCACCAGCTGCTCCGCCCAGGGCTCCGAGCGGTGTCCCCACACCCAGGCCGCGCCGAGGAAGCTCACGCCGAGCAGCACGAGCACCAGCCGCGCGAGCACCGAGGGACCCGCCTCGCCCTGCGCCATGCTCAGCCCACCACCTTGTTGCGGCCCGTCTTCTTCGCCTTGTACAGGTTGGCGTCCGCGACCTTGATGAAGTGCGTGGGCTCCGTCATGTCGCCGGTCATCTCCGCCACGCCGATGGAGATGGTGACCGGAATCTCCTTCTCGTCGTAGACGAACGCCTTCTCCGCGATGAGCTTGCGAATCTTCTCCGCGAACAGGCGCGCCTTGTCCGGCCCGTCCTCGGGGATGACCACGGCGAACTCCTCGCCGCCGTAGCGCGCGAAGCACTGCTCGCGGCGCACCAGCCGCTTGACGGACTGGGCCAGCTCCCGCAGCACGTAGTCCCCGGCCAGGTGCCCGTGGACGTCGTTGATCTGCTTGAAGTGGTCGATGTCGAACATCATCAGCGACAACGTGCCCTTGTACCGGCTGGAGCGCCCCATCTCCCGCTCGAGGTACTCGAGGAAGAAGCGCTTGTTGTTCACGCCGGTGAGGCCATCCGCGATGGTCAGCGTGTAGATGGTCTCGTGGTACTGGGTCTCGATGTTGTCGCCATCGAGGAACTTGAAGATGGAGCCGCCGACCTTGATGAGGTCGCCGCTGCGCAGGGGCTGGGCCTGGAGCACCTCCTGGTCGTTCAGGTAGGTGCCGTTGGTGGAGCCCAAATCCTCCACCAGCATCTTCCCGCCCCGCCCCAGCACGCGGGCGTGCCGACGGGAGACGTTGTCCAGGTCCACCACGATGTGGTTGTGCTGGTCCCGGCCAATGGTCAGCTCGGAGTCGTCGACAAGGTACTTCTTGCCGAGCTCCGGGCCGTGAATCTGCACGAGGCAGCACTCGGTGCTGCGCTCCGGGCGCAGATCCAGGGAGGAAATCTTGGTGACGCGCGTTTCGTCGCCTGACATCGCCGCCAAGGCTAGCACGACCCCGTTTTCGGAAGCCAAGCAACCCCGGTGGGAACCGCGCTTCCCGGCGCCCCGCCCGAGTCCCGGGGGCGCCGATGTCCCACATCTGGAGGGTCCAGCCCGGTGAGGAGGACGTGGGCGGGCGGTTGGGCACTCAACGAAGGCAGCCGAGCAGGCCTCGGCGCCCTTGTCGCCCGAGGGGGGCGGACTAACGTCCGGACCACCTATGTCCAAAGTCCTGGCGATGATTCTGGCGGGCGGCGCGGGCACGCGCCTGGAGCCCCTCACCCGTGAGCGGGCCAAGCCCGCCGTCCCCTTCGGGGGGCGCTACCGCATCATCGATTTCGCCCTGTCGAACTTCACCAACTCCGGCGTCTACCGCGTCAAGGTCCTCACCCAGTACAAGAGCGACTCGCTCAACAACCACCTGTCCCGCGCCTGGCGGATGTCAGCCTTCCTGGGCCACTACGTGGAGGCGGTGCCCGCGCAGATGCGGACGGGCACGGACTGGTACAAGGGCAGCGCGGACGCCATCTACCAGAACCTCAACATCATCACCGACGAGGAGCCCGACTTCATCTTCGTCTTCGGCGCGGACCACGTGTACCGGATGGACACGCGGCAGATGCTCGACTTCCACGTGTCCAAGCGCGCCGCGTGCACGGTGGCCGCCATCCCCGTGCCCATCGAGCAGGGCCGCGAGTTCGGCATCATCGACGTGGGTCCGGACGGGCGCATGCGCCAGTTCCTGGAGAAGCCCAAGGACCCGCCGCCCATGCCGGGCAACCCGAAGATGTGCCTGGCCTCCATGGGCAACTACCTCTTCACCACGGAGGTCCTGGTGCAGGAGGTGGTGCGTGACGCCGCCAACGAGGCGAGCGCGCACGACTTCGGCAAGTCCATCATCAGCGAGCTCTACAAGTACGCGCCGGTGTACGTGTACGACTTCGCCACCAACGAGATTGCCGGGCAGGAGGGCAAGGAGCGCGGCTACTGGCGGGACGTGGGGAACATCGACGTGTACTACCAGTCCAACATGGAGCTGGTGGAGGTGGACCCCATCTTCAACCTCTACAACGACCGCTGGCCCATCCACACGCAGGCCAACAACTACCCGCCGGCCAAGTTCGTGTTCGCGGACCAGGACAACCAGAGGGTCGGCCACGCCACGGACTCCCTCATCGCCGAGGGCTGCATCATCTCCGGCGGCAAGGTGAACCGCTCCGTGCTGTCCCCGAAGGTGCGCGTCAACTCCTACTCGGAGGTGGAGGCGTCCATCCTCTTCGAGAACGTCACCATCGGCCGTCGCAGCCGCATCCGGAAGGCCATCATCGACAAGAACGTGGAGATTCCGCCGGGCACGACGATTGGCTACGACCCGGTGGAGGACAAGCGGCGCTTCCACGTCACGCCGGATGGCGTGGTGGTGATTCCCAAGGGCATGAAGGTGACGTGAGGCGGCCATGGGCGCGTCGGGCGGCCTCCACCTGCGGCCAGCACGGGACTCGGACCGGCGCGCCCTGTGGCGCGTCCACACCGAGGCGGTGGGGACGTTGTGTCAGGGCGTCTATGCGCCCGACGAGCTGAGCACCTGGGTGCGGCTGTTGCGGCCGGAGGGCTATCTGCGCCCGGACCGGCCGCGCACCGTGCTGGTGGCGGAGCGGGACAGGCGGCTGGTGGGCTTCGGCCAGCTGGATTCGCTCAACGGGGAGCTGGAGGCGCTGTACGTGCTTCCGGACCAGGTGGGCCACGGCGTGGGCTCCAGCCTGCTCGCCGCGCTGGAGTCGGTGGCCTGGGGTGGCGGAAGTCCCCAGGTGGGCCTGGACGCGAGCCTCAACGCGGAGGACTTCTACCGTCACCGGGGCTACGTGTCGCTGCACGAGGCGCGGCGGCCCCTGACGGCGCGGGTGCAGTTGGCCTGCGTGCGGATGCAGAAGCGCAGGCCCGCGCTGCCGACGCGCCGTGGGGCCACCACGGGAGCGCCCGCGCCTATCTGAAGGCGGCCTTCACCTCGGGCTTGAAGAGCACCACCAGGGCCCAGATGCTGATGGGCAGCGCCAGGCAGCCACAGGTGCCACAGCATGGCACCAGTGACGCGAAGCCACCAGCCACCGCGAGCCCCCAGTTCTGCAGCCGCTTCATCTTCAGCGCGCCGAAGAAGGCGAACGCGTTGAGCACGATGACGGGGCCGTACCAGACGAGCCGACCCGCGAAGGAGCTGGTGGAGGTGAGCAGGGCGCGGTTCTGCTCCAGGCTGTCGCGATAGGGCGCGAGCGCCGGGTTGTTGAAGAGCTGCTCCAGGTCGTCCGGGTTCACCGGCGACAGCAGGCTGACGATGGCCCACAGCAGGCTCACGCCGGCCAGCACCATGAGCAGGATGGCCGGCACCGACACGGCGTCCTTGGGGTTGGAGCGGGGAAAGCCGTCTCCCGCGGGAGCTCCGTAGGTGTTCTCCATGTCCTTGTCTCTCCCTTGCTGCGTGAAGGGTGGGCCCGGGCCCACGCGCGTGGGGCGCATTCCAGCCAGGGGACGGGGCGTGGACCAAGGAAAATGGCACGCCCCGTCCCCGTTGTAGCTCAGGCCTTGAAGGTGAGCAGCGGGGCCAGGCGCGCGACCTCACGGACGATGCCCGCCTCCACCTGGGAGTCCACCACCGGACGGATGGGCTTGTAGGCGGCGGGGGCCTCCTCCACGCGGCGCTCGGCGCGCAGGGAGATGCAGTCCACGCCGGACAGGCCCAGCGCCGCCTCGCTGTGGTCCGCTCCGCCGCGCGACATGGAGAAGCGTGAGCGGGCGCGGCCCGCCCCATGCGACGCGGACTCGAGCGCCCGCGCGTCACCGCACCCCACCAGGAGGAAGGACGTGGCGCCCATGGAGCCGGGGATGATGACGGGCTGCCCGTCGCCCGCGGGGCAGGCCCCCTTGCGCGCCAGCCACCCGCCCTCGTACGGGAGCGTGAGGTTGTGGGGCACGTCGTAGACGAGTGGCGCCTCCACGTCCCCGAACAGCTCGCGCAGCGTCTGGCGCAACAGCTCCGCGAGCAGCAGCCGGTTGAGGAAGGCGTAGTTGGCGGCGGTGGCCTCGGCCTCCAGGTAGCCGGCGACGAGCGCCTCGTCGGCGAGAGGGAGGATGCCGCTCTCCGGGAAGGGCGCACCCTGGGGCCAGGCCTTGCGAGTGCGCTCCCGCCAGGCCACGCCCACGTGCTTGCCCACGTCTCGGCTGCCTGAGTGAATCATGAACGCGAGCTGTCCTTCGCGCACGCCCCAAGCCCAGGCCCGCGCGCGGTCCTCGACGGCCTCCACGCGCTGCACCTCGACGAAGTGATTGCCTCCGCCGATGGTGGCCAGGCCCGCGTCGCGCACCACGCCCTCGCGGGTGAGTGCGTCGGGTGCCCAGGTCGGGTTGCCGTGCAGCGCGCCGCCCAGGTGGACGCGGTCCATCTCCGCGTCGAGCTGCGCCAGGTCCGCGCCTCGAGCGCAGCCCAGCGGCGTGTCCAGCGTCTCCAGGAGCCAGCCGGGGAGGCCGTCACGCAGGAGCGCGGTGGAGGCGCGCG
The sequence above is drawn from the Myxococcus fulvus genome and encodes:
- the glgC gene encoding glucose-1-phosphate adenylyltransferase; translated protein: MSKVLAMILAGGAGTRLEPLTRERAKPAVPFGGRYRIIDFALSNFTNSGVYRVKVLTQYKSDSLNNHLSRAWRMSAFLGHYVEAVPAQMRTGTDWYKGSADAIYQNLNIITDEEPDFIFVFGADHVYRMDTRQMLDFHVSKRAACTVAAIPVPIEQGREFGIIDVGPDGRMRQFLEKPKDPPPMPGNPKMCLASMGNYLFTTEVLVQEVVRDAANEASAHDFGKSIISELYKYAPVYVYDFATNEIAGQEGKERGYWRDVGNIDVYYQSNMELVEVDPIFNLYNDRWPIHTQANNYPPAKFVFADQDNQRVGHATDSLIAEGCIISGGKVNRSVLSPKVRVNSYSEVEASILFENVTIGRRSRIRKAIIDKNVEIPPGTTIGYDPVEDKRRFHVTPDGVVVIPKGMKVT
- a CDS encoding RtcB family protein translates to MQPKLNRLLRALAREGLEVTYDGRLYSVRLMGDANAPPAEVLLPPDLPVEGKAFQQLAHLAALKHPGGGEVLRVRATPDFHPGDSGVAIGSVLHTRGLVVPGAVGTDINCGMRLHVADLSVEDFLSRRDDFVERMKGHYFFGTRDVAMSSRASTALLRDGLPGWLLETLDTPLGCARGADLAQLDAEMDRVHLGGALHGNPTWAPDALTREGVVRDAGLATIGGGNHFVEVQRVEAVEDRARAWAWGVREGQLAFMIHSGSRDVGKHVGVAWRERTRKAWPQGAPFPESGILPLADEALVAGYLEAEATAANYAFLNRLLLAELLRQTLRELFGDVEAPLVYDVPHNLTLPYEGGWLARKGACPAGDGQPVIIPGSMGATSFLLVGCGDARALESASHGAGRARSRFSMSRGGADHSEAALGLSGVDCISLRAERRVEEAPAAYKPIRPVVDSQVEAGIVREVARLAPLLTFKA
- a CDS encoding NAD-dependent epimerase/dehydratase family protein, with the protein product MKLLVTGGTGFLGAHLVPKLVAAGHTVRLIGRSRPTGPAYEGTEYVAGDLKDRDAVRRALDGVEGLYHLAGLVSFQPKDARKMFELHVDSTRELLRDVREAGVKRVVLASTSGTTAVSKEEAVLDESADYPLTVVARWPYYLSKIYEEKLSLEYCRKHSIPLVVLNPSLLMGPGDDRLSSTWTVVKFLNREIPAMPGGGMSFVDVRDAADAFLQALTRGEVYGRHLMGVNMTMTEFFHRLERLTGVSAPRLKLPKQVNILGGHLLERWAKVRGTPAPLDPQEVEIGEHYFWLDAAKAEAELGFRARDAQGTLADTVKHIYAKLPPGSLPGTKGRLGELRDGT
- a CDS encoding GGDEF domain-containing protein, producing MSGDETRVTKISSLDLRPERSTECCLVQIHGPELGKKYLVDDSELTIGRDQHNHIVVDLDNVSRRHARVLGRGGKMLVEDLGSTNGTYLNDQEVLQAQPLRSGDLIKVGGSIFKFLDGDNIETQYHETIYTLTIADGLTGVNNKRFFLEYLEREMGRSSRYKGTLSLMMFDIDHFKQINDVHGHLAGDYVLRELAQSVKRLVRREQCFARYGGEEFAVVIPEDGPDKARLFAEKIRKLIAEKAFVYDEKEIPVTISIGVAEMTGDMTEPTHFIKVADANLYKAKKTGRNKVVG
- a CDS encoding MFS transporter; the encoded protein is MAVGGLGADLGHPGAARRRESGGPTMMTTEQDMSGPVPARAGRREWTGLAVLVLPTLLISVDVTVLYLALPQLSSQLGASSTQQLWIMDIYGFMLSGLLVTMGTLGDRIGRRKLLLIGAAGFCVASVVAAYSQSPEMLIAARAALGIAGATLMPSTLALISNMFQAPGQRSVAIAVWLNCFLIGMVIAPLLGGWMLEHFWWGAALLLGVPVMVVLLLTAPALLPEYRDASAGRLELTSVVLSLAAILPTIYGIKELARHGWHVEALVALGVGLGMGVVFVRRQLRLEHPLLDPRLFANRAFSSTLLILLLVAIVTGGMGLLIPLYLQMVAGRTPLEAGMWMVPQMLGMMVGSSLGPFIVRRMRPGWVMAAGLALSSVGYLVMTQVDSVGGPVVLVIGSVIVTMGLAPMAVLGTDLVVGSVPPEKAGSAASTSETANELGVALGVAILGSFATAVYRRNMADAVPAGVPDGVADSVRESIIGAVTTTSSLPAGLRDAVLAPARESFTQGINIAAGLGVVVFASLAVVAAVMLKNVRAGQH
- a CDS encoding GNAT family N-acetyltransferase; this translates as MGASGGLHLRPARDSDRRALWRVHTEAVGTLCQGVYAPDELSTWVRLLRPEGYLRPDRPRTVLVAERDRRLVGFGQLDSLNGELEALYVLPDQVGHGVGSSLLAALESVAWGGGSPQVGLDASLNAEDFYRHRGYVSLHEARRPLTARVQLACVRMQKRRPALPTRRGATTGAPAPI